A stretch of candidate division KSB1 bacterium DNA encodes these proteins:
- the kduI gene encoding 5-dehydro-4-deoxy-D-glucuronate isomerase — translation AHRLANKDIIYVGQGTKQIVFESIDKTTPAEFYLLSYPAHSAFPVAKASLGEAEAVRLGDPLACNERVIYKYIHPGGIKSCQLVMGVTVLAPASVWNTMPPHTHGRRTEIYLYFDMPEEARVFHLLGMPSETRHIVVANKQAVISPSWSIHSGVGTSSYSFCWAMGGENQVFEDMQGVRLSELR, via the coding sequence CGCGCACCGACTAGCCAACAAGGATATCATCTACGTGGGCCAGGGAACTAAGCAGATAGTGTTCGAGAGCATAGACAAAACCACGCCGGCGGAGTTTTACCTGCTGAGTTATCCTGCGCACAGTGCGTTTCCCGTGGCAAAAGCATCGCTGGGGGAAGCGGAGGCCGTGCGACTTGGTGATCCCCTTGCCTGCAATGAGCGCGTAATCTACAAGTACATTCATCCGGGTGGAATCAAGAGCTGCCAACTGGTGATGGGCGTCACCGTGCTCGCCCCAGCGTCGGTTTGGAACACCATGCCACCGCACACTCATGGGCGCCGTACAGAAATCTACCTTTACTTCGACATGCCCGAGGAGGCACGCGTATTTCACCTGTTGGGTATGCCAAGCGAAACACGACACATCGTTGTGGCAAACAAGCAGGCGGTCATTTCACCAAGCTGGTCGATACACTCCGGCGTAGGAACGAGTTCTTACTCCTTTTGTTGGGCAATGGGAGGGGAGAACCAAGTCTTTGAGGACATGCAAGGAGTTCGCCTCAGCGAGTTGAGGTGA
- the kduD gene encoding 2-dehydro-3-deoxy-D-gluconate 5-dehydrogenase KduD has translation MILDKFRLDGKVAIVTGAARGLGQAMAIGLAEAGADLAIVDILDLGATRDRVEALGKRCVPIKADLALLESVDLIVNETLQAFGRIDILVNNAGIIRRAPVLEFSVKDWDDVMNINVRTLFFLSQAAARQMMKQGGGKIINIASMLSFQGGILVPSYTASKSAVMGLTRLLANELAPHNINVNAIAPGYMATDNTAPLRADPLRSKAILERIPAGRWGEPEDLKGAVVFLASEASAYMHGYTIAVDGGWLAR, from the coding sequence ATGATTCTCGACAAATTTCGGCTCGATGGTAAGGTGGCGATCGTGACGGGGGCCGCGCGCGGACTGGGGCAGGCGATGGCGATCGGGCTGGCAGAAGCCGGCGCCGACCTGGCAATTGTGGACATCCTTGATTTGGGGGCCACCCGTGACCGTGTCGAGGCGCTTGGAAAACGATGTGTGCCAATCAAAGCAGACCTCGCCTTGCTGGAGAGCGTCGACTTGATCGTAAACGAGACGCTCCAGGCTTTCGGCCGGATCGACATTTTGGTGAACAACGCCGGGATTATTCGCCGTGCACCGGTGTTGGAATTCTCGGTGAAGGACTGGGATGATGTAATGAACATCAACGTGCGAACGCTCTTCTTCCTGTCCCAGGCCGCAGCACGGCAGATGATGAAGCAGGGCGGAGGAAAGATTATCAACATAGCATCGATGCTCTCTTTTCAGGGAGGCATTCTGGTACCTTCTTACACCGCCTCCAAGAGCGCGGTCATGGGGCTCACTCGTCTGCTCGCCAACGAACTGGCACCGCACAACATCAACGTGAATGCAATTGCGCCGGGCTACATGGCCACCGATAACACCGCTCCCTTGCGTGCCGACCCGCTACGAAGCAAGGCGATTTTGGAGCGCATCCCTGCGGGCAGATGGGGCGAACCTGAGGACCTTAAAGGTGCGGTGGTCTTCTTGGCATCAGAGGCTTCGGCCTACATGCACGGCTACACCATCGCGGTGGACGGCGGGTGGCTGGCCCGATGA
- a CDS encoding TRAP transporter substrate-binding protein has translation MYCIALAITCLVSCSERTERTRVLKLAHALDTNHPVHKGMVYMANRVWEKSSGHLRVDIYPSGQLGDERELIELLQIGSLAMAKVSTAPLEAFVPEMEIFSIPYVFRDDEHRWKVLEGEIGKRLLLAGEKFLLRGMCYYDAGSRSFYTKRAPILTPGDLKGLKIRVMNSPTSFKMIQVLGGSATPIPWGELYTALQQGVVDGAENNPPSFYYSRHYEVCKYYSLDEHTSIPDILLMSTMVWESLSAEEQRWLQEAIDESVDYQKRLWQESCAEALREVQKAGVQIYRPDKGAFRKAVVQMHEAYRGSPVYDLIQEIEQVQ, from the coding sequence GTGTACTGTATCGCGCTGGCCATCACATGTCTGGTTTCCTGTTCCGAGCGGACTGAGAGAACACGGGTTCTCAAGCTAGCTCACGCCCTCGATACCAACCATCCGGTGCACAAAGGGATGGTGTACATGGCCAACAGGGTATGGGAAAAATCGAGCGGTCATTTGCGGGTGGATATTTACCCCAGCGGCCAATTGGGTGACGAACGGGAGTTGATTGAACTGCTTCAGATTGGGAGCCTTGCCATGGCCAAGGTTTCCACAGCGCCGCTTGAGGCATTTGTTCCAGAAATGGAAATTTTTAGCATCCCCTACGTGTTTCGCGACGACGAACACCGATGGAAAGTACTAGAGGGGGAAATCGGGAAGCGGCTGCTCTTGGCCGGGGAGAAGTTTCTGCTCAGAGGAATGTGCTACTACGACGCGGGAAGTCGCAGTTTCTACACGAAGCGAGCCCCCATCTTGACTCCAGGCGACCTGAAGGGGTTGAAGATTCGCGTCATGAACAGCCCCACCTCCTTCAAGATGATCCAGGTCCTGGGCGGTTCTGCAACCCCTATTCCGTGGGGCGAGCTTTATACCGCGCTGCAGCAGGGGGTGGTAGACGGCGCAGAAAACAATCCACCGAGCTTCTACTACTCACGGCACTATGAGGTGTGCAAGTACTATAGCCTCGATGAGCACACCTCGATCCCCGACATCTTGCTCATGAGCACGATGGTGTGGGAAAGCCTCTCGGCAGAGGAACAACGATGGCTCCAGGAGGCTATCGACGAATCGGTGGATTACCAGAAAAGGCTTTGGCAGGAATCGTGTGCCGAAGCTTTGCGCGAGGTACAAAAGGCGGGTGTGCAAATATACAGACCCGACAAGGGGGCGTTTAGGAAAGCCGTGGTGCAGATGCACGAGGCATATCGGGGATCTCCGGTCTATGACCTGATTCAGGAGATCGAGCAAGTCCAATAG
- a CDS encoding TRAP transporter small permease → MEKATEWVTRVLGWFLSVLMATMVIDVTWQVFTRFVLRNPSSYTEEIARFQLVWIGLLGASYAYRTKAHLGIDVLAAKLKGNRKRLLEIIINLLVLAFAFFVMVVGGIRLVRLTFILRQVSAALGIPIGYVYIVVPLSGVLIIYFALYFIIGAVLEKERIAVLGKPEAV, encoded by the coding sequence ATGGAGAAAGCCACAGAGTGGGTCACAAGAGTGTTGGGTTGGTTCCTGAGTGTGCTGATGGCAACGATGGTCATCGATGTAACCTGGCAGGTCTTTACCCGTTTTGTACTCCGCAATCCAAGTTCTTACACCGAAGAAATCGCGAGGTTTCAGCTTGTGTGGATCGGGCTCCTGGGCGCAAGCTACGCCTACCGCACGAAGGCGCATCTGGGGATCGACGTGCTTGCAGCAAAGCTGAAGGGAAACCGGAAAAGACTATTGGAGATCATCATCAATCTGCTGGTCCTCGCCTTCGCCTTTTTTGTGATGGTTGTGGGAGGCATCCGCCTGGTTCGTCTCACGTTCATTCTTCGACAGGTGTCCGCAGCCCTCGGAATCCCGATCGGTTACGTCTACATTGTTGTCCCTCTGTCAGGCGTCCTTATCATCTATTTCGCGTTGTACTTTATCATTGGCGCAGTGCTCGAGAAGGAGCGCATCGCCGTGCTTGGCAAGCCTGAGGCGGTCTGA
- a CDS encoding TRAP transporter large permease: MDLSVVTLVASFVLLLAINVPIAIAIGIATALTMLFTISPMPALTTVAQRMATGINSFTLLAIPFFILSGQLMGRGGIARRLIDLAKAVVGMLPGGLAYVNVLACMFFGAISGSAAAATSAIGGFMIPVMKKEGYDTNFSTAVTVTGATTGLLIPPSNILIVYSLASGGVSIAALFIAGYIPGFLLGVGLMVVAAALSLRNKYPVAEKVGFVESLRRLLEAIPSLLLVVIVIGGIIAGFFTATEASAIAVLYAFFLSVVIYREVKLKELPDVLLKTVETTAIVMLLIGTSSGMSWILSYENIPQNVTAAMIGLSDSKLIILLLINLVLLIVGTFMDMTPAVLIFTPIFLPVVVRLGMSPLHFGIVLVMNLCIGLCTPPVGSVLFLGCSVGQTSIARMVRVLIPFYIGMIVVLMLVTYVPWFSLFLPKVFGY, from the coding sequence ATGGACCTTTCCGTAGTGACCCTCGTGGCAAGCTTTGTGCTCCTTCTGGCGATCAACGTGCCGATAGCAATTGCGATTGGCATCGCCACTGCTTTGACCATGCTTTTCACCATAAGCCCCATGCCTGCCCTCACCACTGTCGCCCAGCGCATGGCCACGGGCATTAACAGCTTTACTCTCCTAGCGATTCCGTTTTTCATCCTTTCAGGGCAACTCATGGGCAGAGGCGGCATTGCGAGGCGATTGATCGACCTGGCAAAGGCGGTGGTGGGAATGTTGCCTGGTGGCCTTGCCTACGTAAACGTCCTGGCCTGCATGTTCTTCGGCGCAATTTCGGGCTCAGCAGCCGCAGCAACCTCTGCCATTGGCGGCTTCATGATACCGGTGATGAAGAAAGAAGGCTATGACACTAACTTCAGTACTGCAGTGACCGTGACAGGCGCAACCACCGGGCTGCTTATTCCGCCATCAAACATCCTGATAGTCTATTCCCTCGCAAGTGGAGGGGTATCGATCGCCGCGCTGTTTATCGCTGGCTACATCCCTGGATTCTTGCTGGGCGTCGGCTTGATGGTGGTTGCGGCTGCGCTTTCCCTAAGGAACAAATACCCGGTCGCAGAGAAGGTAGGGTTTGTGGAAAGTCTTAGGAGGCTATTGGAGGCCATTCCGAGCCTGCTCTTGGTAGTGATTGTGATAGGGGGAATAATCGCCGGCTTCTTCACCGCCACGGAGGCCAGCGCCATCGCCGTCCTCTATGCCTTCTTTCTGTCTGTCGTCATCTACCGAGAAGTGAAGCTCAAGGAGCTGCCTGATGTTTTGCTCAAGACCGTCGAGACCACGGCCATCGTGATGCTGTTGATTGGCACCTCCTCTGGTATGTCCTGGATTCTCTCATATGAAAACATTCCGCAGAACGTGACCGCTGCCATGATAGGGCTTAGCGACAGCAAGCTGATCATCCTCTTACTCATCAACCTCGTTCTGCTGATCGTTGGCACCTTCATGGACATGACCCCGGCAGTGTTGATTTTTACGCCGATCTTTCTGCCAGTGGTGGTGCGACTTGGGATGAGCCCTCTGCACTTCGGCATTGTCCTTGTCATGAATCTGTGCATCGGGCTGTGCACTCCACCTGTCGGTTCGGTATTGTTCCTCGGATGCAGCGTCGGCCAGACAAGCATCGCGCGGATGGTGCGGGTGCTCATACCGTTTTACATCGGAATGATCGTGGTTTTGATGCTCGTGACTTATGTTCCCTGGTTCAGTTTGTTTCTGCCAAAGGTGTTTGGCTACTGA
- the uxaC gene encoding glucuronate isomerase: protein MLPRDRFFDPDPTTRRVALKLYEEVKGLPIVSPHGHVDPKIFAENKPFPDPTELILIPDHYIFRMLYSQGIAMESLGIPTVDGTRVESDHRKIWQVFANHYYLFAGTPTSLWLNYVLTEVFGIKEKLHGGSAMRIYEHICEKLSTPEFLPRALFERFNIEVLATTDAATDTLAHHQQIRDSGWPGRIIPSFRPDGVTDISAKGWRQQIDRLSEVTGIDVDSYKTFIMALEQRREFFKSMGAVATDHAVETPYTHELAPRRAETIFARALRGKASTDDAAAFTAHMLMEYARMSVEDGLVMQIHPGSLRNHNRVVYERFGPDKGCDIPVATEYTRNLYELLNKYGNDRRFRLVIFTLDESTYSRELAPLAGHYPALRLGPPWWFHDSIEGMMRFRKMVTETAGIYNTAGFNDDTRAFTSIPARHDLARRIDCNFLAGLVARKIIDLQEAQRMSRALAYELAKKTYNL, encoded by the coding sequence ATGCTTCCACGTGACCGCTTCTTCGACCCAGATCCAACAACGCGTAGGGTCGCGCTCAAGCTCTACGAAGAAGTGAAGGGGCTTCCCATTGTCAGCCCGCATGGCCATGTGGATCCGAAGATTTTCGCTGAGAACAAGCCCTTTCCTGATCCCACGGAGCTGATTCTCATTCCGGACCACTATATTTTCCGCATGCTCTACTCCCAAGGCATCGCGATGGAGTCCCTCGGCATTCCCACCGTGGACGGGACGCGAGTGGAAAGTGACCACCGAAAGATTTGGCAAGTCTTTGCCAACCACTATTACCTCTTCGCTGGCACGCCAACGTCCCTGTGGCTGAACTATGTGTTGACAGAAGTGTTCGGAATCAAGGAAAAGTTGCACGGTGGTTCGGCGATGCGCATCTATGAACACATTTGTGAGAAGCTCAGCACGCCGGAGTTCCTGCCCAGGGCGCTTTTTGAGCGCTTTAACATCGAGGTACTGGCAACCACCGACGCCGCTACCGATACCCTAGCTCATCATCAGCAGATCCGAGACTCGGGTTGGCCAGGGCGCATTATTCCTTCCTTCAGGCCGGATGGAGTGACAGACATTTCCGCAAAAGGGTGGAGGCAGCAAATCGATCGACTGAGCGAGGTTACGGGCATCGACGTTGACAGCTACAAGACCTTTATCATGGCGCTGGAGCAACGGCGGGAGTTTTTCAAGAGCATGGGTGCGGTTGCTACCGACCACGCCGTGGAAACACCCTATACCCATGAGCTTGCACCCCGCAGGGCTGAGACCATTTTTGCCCGTGCACTGCGAGGCAAAGCATCCACTGACGATGCTGCTGCATTCACCGCCCACATGCTCATGGAGTACGCGCGTATGAGCGTTGAGGACGGGCTGGTGATGCAAATTCATCCCGGGTCCCTTCGCAACCACAACAGGGTAGTCTACGAGCGCTTTGGTCCCGACAAGGGGTGCGACATTCCGGTTGCCACCGAGTACACACGCAACCTTTATGAGTTGCTCAACAAATACGGCAATGACCGTCGCTTCCGCCTGGTTATCTTCACTCTGGACGAGTCTACGTACTCGCGGGAGCTCGCCCCGCTCGCCGGTCACTACCCTGCTTTGCGTCTCGGGCCGCCGTGGTGGTTCCACGACAGCATCGAAGGGATGATGCGCTTCCGAAAAATGGTGACGGAGACGGCAGGCATATACAACACCGCTGGGTTTAATGACGACACCAGAGCATTCACCTCCATACCTGCGCGGCACGATCTGGCCCGCCGTATCGACTGCAATTTTCTTGCTGGTTTGGTGGCGCGTAAGATTATTGATCTGCAGGAAGCGCAGCGAATGAGCCGTGCGCTAGCCTATGAGCTGGCGAAAAAGACATACAACCTGTAG
- a CDS encoding tagaturonate epimerase family protein, producing MELGKYSFGIGDRFGLQGQALLGAIMDAREMGVNLTPVWNKSYREHAIVGTTPADTRREADEAVRELGWQAPYFVDADHITLRIVDDFVDHADFFTVDVAEQLGREPGKGELDLFVHRHAGLIGPLRVPGIEEPFRVGRAELERAGRRYLAALEETTRIYQLLVRNKGEGSFVLELSMDETSEPQDPLDLLLILAEVGFRRIPLATIAPRFPGMLRKGVDFLGDLGAFHKSFRQVVAVIRFAVREFGLPKGFKVSFHSGSDKFSLYGTMRSVLQEFHAGLHIKTAGTTWLEELAGLAAVGGEGLAIAKEIYGKAYNRMAELTAPYATVVEIDPRSLPLPEEVNRWDEERFVSCLTHDLENPWYNEHFRQLLHVAYKIAAEAGTRFRELVLKHQDVISANVRRNILDRHIRPLFMGD from the coding sequence ATGGAACTGGGCAAATACTCTTTTGGCATAGGAGATCGGTTCGGGCTGCAAGGGCAGGCGCTGTTGGGGGCAATCATGGATGCCCGAGAAATGGGAGTAAACCTGACGCCTGTGTGGAACAAGTCCTACCGGGAACACGCGATCGTGGGTACCACTCCTGCTGATACGCGCCGGGAGGCGGACGAGGCTGTGCGCGAGCTGGGGTGGCAGGCGCCCTACTTCGTAGACGCGGACCACATCACCTTGCGGATCGTAGACGACTTCGTGGACCATGCGGATTTCTTCACAGTAGACGTCGCTGAGCAGCTGGGTAGGGAACCTGGCAAGGGGGAGCTCGATCTGTTTGTTCACCGACATGCTGGTCTAATAGGACCCCTGCGAGTACCGGGAATTGAGGAGCCGTTCAGGGTAGGAAGGGCGGAACTGGAACGAGCGGGCCGGCGGTACCTCGCGGCATTGGAAGAGACCACCAGAATCTACCAGCTGCTGGTAAGGAACAAAGGGGAGGGCTCATTCGTGCTTGAGCTCTCAATGGACGAAACGAGCGAGCCGCAAGATCCTCTTGATCTCTTGCTCATCCTCGCCGAGGTGGGGTTTCGTCGCATACCCCTGGCCACCATCGCGCCCAGGTTCCCTGGCATGCTAAGGAAAGGGGTGGATTTTCTGGGCGACCTTGGTGCTTTTCATAAGAGCTTCAGGCAAGTTGTTGCTGTCATCCGTTTTGCGGTCCGCGAATTTGGTTTGCCGAAAGGGTTTAAAGTGAGTTTCCATTCTGGCAGCGACAAATTTAGCCTCTATGGCACGATGCGCAGCGTTCTGCAAGAGTTCCATGCAGGACTGCACATCAAAACTGCCGGGACTACCTGGCTCGAAGAGTTGGCAGGACTTGCCGCTGTAGGAGGAGAAGGCCTCGCCATTGCGAAGGAAATCTACGGCAAGGCTTACAACCGTATGGCGGAGCTAACGGCCCCCTACGCGACGGTAGTCGAAATCGATCCCAGAAGTCTCCCGCTACCTGAAGAGGTCAACCGATGGGACGAAGAGCGCTTTGTATCCTGCCTCACACACGACCTGGAGAATCCTTGGTACAACGAACATTTTCGTCAATTGCTGCACGTAGCTTACAAGATCGCCGCGGAAGCGGGAACTCGGTTCAGGGAGTTGGTGTTGAAGCATCAAGACGTCATCAGCGCCAATGTGCGGAGAAATATTCTCGACCGACACATCCGGCCTCTTTTCATGGGAGATTGA
- a CDS encoding SDR family oxidoreductase, with protein sequence MGYLEELFGLKGKVAVIIGGGGVLGGSMALALAKAGAAVAVVDLDEEKAEACAKQIVSIGAPAIALQADASSKSALEKAALAIDRAYHRLDVLINAPGINSATPFFEISEQEWEQILNVNLKSMFLACQIFGKRMLEQRQGGSIINISSASSGPPLSKVFTYSISKAGVNNLTQFLAREWAPHRIRVNAIAPGFFPAEQNRRLLTKERTEAILRHTPMGRFGEPDELAGVVLWLASERASSFVTGAIIRVDGGFSAMTI encoded by the coding sequence ATGGGCTACCTTGAAGAATTATTCGGTCTTAAGGGAAAAGTTGCGGTGATCATAGGGGGAGGCGGAGTGCTGGGCGGAAGCATGGCTTTAGCCCTGGCCAAGGCCGGCGCGGCCGTTGCCGTGGTCGACCTGGACGAGGAGAAGGCCGAGGCCTGCGCCAAACAGATTGTTTCCATCGGCGCCCCCGCAATTGCGCTGCAGGCGGATGCTTCCAGCAAATCTGCCCTAGAAAAAGCGGCCTTGGCCATTGACCGAGCCTACCACCGCCTAGACGTGCTGATCAATGCGCCGGGCATTAATTCGGCTACACCCTTCTTTGAGATTTCCGAGCAGGAGTGGGAGCAAATCTTGAACGTAAACCTGAAGAGCATGTTCCTGGCATGTCAGATCTTCGGAAAAAGAATGCTCGAGCAGCGGCAAGGAGGCAGCATCATTAACATTTCGTCGGCCTCTTCTGGGCCACCACTGTCGAAGGTTTTCACCTACAGTATTTCCAAAGCAGGTGTGAACAACCTGACACAGTTCTTGGCTAGGGAGTGGGCTCCCCACCGTATAAGGGTAAACGCCATCGCCCCGGGCTTCTTTCCCGCAGAACAAAACAGGCGACTGCTCACGAAGGAGCGCACAGAGGCCATCTTGAGGCATACCCCAATGGGCAGGTTCGGCGAACCGGACGAGCTGGCTGGGGTGGTATTGTGGCTGGCGTCTGAGCGTGCCTCCTCATTTGTCACCGGTGCGATTATCCGGGTGGACGGGGGCTTTTCTGCAATGACCATCTGA
- the gndA gene encoding NADP-dependent phosphogluconate dehydrogenase, whose product MDKQDFGIIGLGVMGQNLALNIEGHGYTVAGFDLDAQKRHSFSVRAAGKNIAIYPTLAEFLAHLASPRRILAMVPAGRAVDRVIEELSPHLAAGDILIDGGNSHFTDTERRVKLLENNGVLFVGSGISGGEEGALHGPSIMPGGNSEAWPHLRQILQAIAAKANDGTPCCAWIGPGGSGHFVKMVHNGIEYADMQMISEAYFLMDRLLGLGPEEMQSVFAEWNKGELNSYLIEITSAILGKKDELTGQPLVRMILDTAEQKGTGKWTSQVALDLGVPAQTIAEAVFARAMSALKRERLNAAGVLAGPSKSFEGDRERFLDKIREALWASKICSYAQGFQLMAAAKADYGWDLDLRVIASLWRAGCIIRAQFLTRIMEAYHRAPDLPNLLLDDYFREQIEQCQDGWREVVATAVAHGLPCPAFASALAYFDSYRTPVLPANLIQAQRDYFGAHTYRRVDREGVFHTIWTEQASER is encoded by the coding sequence ATGGACAAACAAGACTTTGGCATAATCGGTCTCGGCGTGATGGGCCAGAATCTGGCCCTCAACATAGAAGGCCACGGATACACGGTGGCAGGCTTTGATCTCGATGCCCAGAAGAGGCACAGTTTTTCCGTACGCGCGGCCGGAAAGAACATCGCCATTTACCCCACGCTGGCGGAGTTTCTTGCCCATCTCGCCTCCCCAAGACGAATACTCGCTATGGTTCCAGCTGGTCGCGCCGTGGATCGTGTCATCGAGGAGCTTTCGCCGCATCTGGCTGCCGGCGACATACTCATCGACGGCGGAAACAGCCACTTCACAGACACGGAGCGTCGCGTCAAACTACTGGAGAACAATGGCGTACTCTTTGTTGGCAGCGGCATAAGCGGCGGCGAAGAAGGTGCGCTCCACGGACCTTCAATCATGCCCGGTGGCAACTCCGAAGCATGGCCGCACCTGCGACAGATTCTCCAGGCCATAGCTGCAAAGGCCAATGACGGTACGCCCTGCTGTGCCTGGATCGGACCCGGCGGCTCGGGCCATTTTGTGAAAATGGTCCATAATGGCATAGAATACGCCGACATGCAGATGATTAGCGAGGCCTATTTCCTCATGGATCGGCTGCTCGGGCTGGGGCCCGAGGAGATGCAATCGGTGTTCGCGGAATGGAACAAAGGGGAACTCAATAGCTACCTCATTGAGATTACCAGCGCTATCCTGGGAAAGAAAGATGAACTGACGGGACAGCCTCTCGTTCGCATGATCTTGGACACGGCGGAACAAAAAGGCACGGGAAAATGGACGAGCCAGGTGGCCCTGGACCTCGGCGTGCCCGCGCAGACAATAGCCGAGGCAGTCTTTGCGCGCGCCATGAGCGCTTTGAAACGAGAGCGGCTCAACGCAGCCGGTGTTCTGGCTGGGCCCTCAAAAAGCTTCGAAGGCGACCGAGAGCGGTTCCTGGACAAAATACGTGAGGCATTGTGGGCCTCGAAGATATGCTCGTACGCACAGGGATTTCAGCTAATGGCCGCTGCGAAGGCGGATTACGGATGGGATCTCGATCTGCGCGTTATAGCCTCGCTCTGGCGGGCTGGGTGCATCATACGGGCGCAGTTCCTTACACGCATCATGGAGGCCTACCACAGGGCACCAGACTTGCCGAACCTGCTTCTGGATGACTACTTCAGAGAACAAATAGAACAGTGCCAGGATGGCTGGCGAGAGGTGGTGGCTACGGCTGTTGCCCATGGCCTACCTTGCCCTGCGTTTGCCAGTGCGTTGGCGTACTTTGATAGCTACAGGACGCCGGTTCTACCGGCCAATCTCATTCAGGCGCAGCGCGACTATTTCGGCGCGCACACGTATCGCCGCGTTGACCGAGAGGGCGTCTTTCATACCATTTGGACCGAACAGGCGAGCGAGCGATGA
- a CDS encoding lactate racemase domain-containing protein codes for MTIGRGVTSGHLSNEEVRDYTVAALSNVAPKGKRVLVIVPDLTRNAPVPFFFRILTEVLRPQVKALDFLLALGTHPPLTMEKIAQRVGLTPDELAANYPDVRFFNHAYDEPGELAIIGTISEAEVYEISAGLLKENAVVTVNKRVFGYDLLIVLSPVVPHEVAGFSGGNKYFFPGIAGADFIHFFHWLSAVITNMALNGVKENPVRRLLDRAASFLPIPRLFINLVMREGDVAGLFIGEDRDAWSQAADLSAKVHVRYMDRAYERVLGIAPPYYEDLWVAGKVMYKLEPIVADGGELVIYAPHITEISYTHGATLKRIGYHVRDYYLAQMDKFRDVPRGILAHSTHVKGAGTYEAGTERPRINVVLATDIPEQTCKQINLGYLDYRSINLADWRNREQEGILLVERAGEQLYRLRPRE; via the coding sequence ATGACTATCGGAAGGGGAGTAACATCGGGGCACCTCTCGAATGAAGAGGTGCGGGACTACACCGTTGCCGCGCTATCCAACGTGGCCCCGAAGGGCAAGCGGGTCCTCGTCATAGTCCCTGATCTAACCAGGAATGCACCGGTGCCGTTCTTTTTTAGAATCCTGACTGAGGTTCTTAGGCCACAAGTGAAGGCTTTGGATTTCCTTCTCGCTCTTGGCACACACCCGCCTCTGACAATGGAGAAAATCGCGCAACGGGTGGGTTTGACGCCTGATGAGCTCGCAGCGAACTACCCCGACGTCCGGTTCTTTAACCACGCGTACGACGAACCTGGTGAGTTAGCGATCATCGGGACCATTTCAGAGGCGGAGGTCTACGAGATTTCGGCAGGCCTACTTAAGGAGAATGCCGTAGTAACCGTCAACAAAAGAGTTTTTGGCTATGATCTCTTAATCGTTCTCAGCCCTGTTGTGCCACACGAGGTGGCTGGTTTTTCGGGGGGTAACAAGTACTTCTTTCCAGGTATCGCCGGGGCCGACTTTATTCACTTTTTCCATTGGCTTTCGGCTGTCATAACCAACATGGCGCTCAACGGAGTAAAGGAAAACCCTGTGAGGCGGCTGCTGGACCGTGCCGCTTCCTTTCTGCCCATTCCACGACTGTTCATCAATCTTGTGATGCGGGAGGGAGACGTAGCCGGATTGTTCATCGGTGAGGACCGTGATGCCTGGTCGCAAGCGGCAGACCTATCGGCTAAGGTCCACGTGCGTTACATGGATCGGGCGTATGAACGGGTACTCGGTATCGCTCCGCCATATTATGAGGACCTGTGGGTTGCAGGAAAGGTGATGTACAAATTGGAGCCCATTGTCGCCGATGGAGGCGAGCTGGTCATATACGCTCCACACATCACGGAGATCTCCTACACGCACGGTGCAACCCTGAAGAGGATCGGGTACCACGTCCGCGACTACTACTTGGCGCAAATGGACAAATTCAGAGATGTGCCACGCGGCATCCTGGCCCATTCCACACATGTAAAAGGGGCTGGGACTTACGAAGCGGGCACGGAGCGGCCAAGAATAAATGTAGTGCTCGCGACGGACATCCCTGAACAGACTTGCAAGCAGATAAACCTCGGCTACCTTGACTACCGCAGCATCAACTTGGCGGACTGGCGCAACCGCGAACAGGAGGGGATCCTCCTTGTGGAAAGAGCAGGTGAGCAGCTTTATCGTCTACGGCCCAGAGAGTGA